A region from the Aegilops tauschii subsp. strangulata cultivar AL8/78 chromosome 5, Aet v6.0, whole genome shotgun sequence genome encodes:
- the LOC109776558 gene encoding uncharacterized protein: MEEVFPSNSKSKAGQMAGEAIAGAEKKPRPKPEQKVECPRCKSGNTKFCYYNNYSMSQPRYFCKACRRYWTHGGSLRNVPIGGGCRKPKRSGTSDAHKLGVASSPEPTTVVPPSTCTGMNFANVLPTFMSVGFEIPSSLSLTAFGSSSSSNTAAMMSPGGTTSFLDVLRGGAGGLLDGSLSQNNGYYYGGPAIGSGNGMLMTPPAASFGIPVPMQQHGDLVVGGNGIGAATASIFQGATSEEGDDGTGGVMGLQWQPQVGNGGGGGGVSGGVHHLGTGNNVTMGNSNIHNNNNNDSGGDDNNGGSSRDCYWINNGGSNPWQSLLNSSSLM, translated from the coding sequence ATGGAGGAAGTGTTTCCGTCAAACTCCAAGAGCAAGGCAGGTCAGATGGCGGGGGAGGCGATAGCGGGGGCGGAGAAGAAGCCTCGGCCAAAGCCAGAGCAGAAGGTGGAATGCCCTCGGTGCAAGTCTGGCAACACCAAGTTCTGCTACTACAACAACTATAGTATGTCTCAGCCCCGCTACTTCTGCAAGGCCTGCCGCCGCTACTGGACCCATGGTGGCTCCCTCCGCAACGTCCCCATCGGTGGTGGCTGCCGCAAGCCCAAGCGCTCGGGGACCTCCGACGCCCACAAGCTCGGCGTGGCCTCCTCACCGGAACCCACGACTGTCGTGCCCCCCTCGACCTGCACAGGGATGAACTTTGCGAACGTCCTCCCGACGTTTATGTCTGTTGGTTTTGAGATTCCAAGCAGCCTTTCCCTAACCGCCTTTGGGTCATCATCGTCGTCCAACACGGCGGCGATGATGTCCCCTGGTGGGACGACGTCGTTTCTAGACGTGCTAAGAGGGGGTGCAGGAGGGCTTCTTGATGGCAGCCTCAGTCAGAACAATGGCTACTACTATGGTGGGCCAGCCATTGGATCAGGCAATGGGATGCTGATGACGCCGCCAGCGGCGTCATTTGGCATTCCAGTTCCGATGCAGCAGCATGGCGATCTCGTGGTTGGTGGAAATGGAATAGGTGCCGCAACTGCTTCAATATTTCAAGGGGCCACTAGCGAGGAAGGAGATGACGGCACGGGGGGCGTGATGGGGCTCCAATGGCAACCACAGGTTGGCaatggtggaggtggtggtggtgtatcaGGAGGCGTGCATCACCTCGGGACTGGGAACAATGTGACGATGGGCAACAGCAACATacacaacaacaacaataacgaCAGCGGCGGTGATGACAACAATGGTGGGTCATCGAGGGATTGCTACTGGATCAACAATGGAGGATCAAACCCATGGCAGAGCCTCCTCAACAGCAGCTCCCTGATGTAA